Proteins from a genomic interval of Medicago truncatula cultivar Jemalong A17 chromosome 3, MtrunA17r5.0-ANR, whole genome shotgun sequence:
- the LOC25489928 gene encoding pumilio homolog 15: protein MSNNRFIPNDSVDNGDSPLSPRSQWFSYIASLTQNQNQNNNHNQNPFMSQIENPNQTLEQAFSRLSVANPNPNQSFGYGVANNLNDYDYSGLGVSVNPYYNYNYGIQLSNPSQPDFNRPVRNNNNIAYGRGISSPSPRLSSYDVNQIRYNHLNGGIGGGGYGNDMFYGSEELMRNFQCALRNESSVPTWVNDGVNVNNVNVNGMSAHWFDEFRGRVYSLAKDTHGSKILQEVMENLGPEGVSYFFLELINHMCELMVDPIGYEVITKMVEVCNQDQKTQIVLLVTHHGAQFIRICLSLHGSRSVEKLLEKVTTREQRGLIMSALTPGAIVLSKDINGHRVVFNCLKNFPHADTEKFLGVIARNSLSLSRDKTGCCVLQYCVSHAQGATKNLLIHEIILHAPLLAEDCYGNYVIQHLISLKIPTVSGNLHHQLQQQFVSLSCNKYGSNVVEKFLHDSGVDISSCIIIELLNDPNVTRLLTDPYGNFVISTALNKFKGARFIKNALEELVEANSQMMRSNMFGKKVLDKFEGKNRRNNI, encoded by the exons ATGTCGAACAATCGTTTCATTCCTAACGATTCTGTCGATAACGGTGATTCGCCGTTATCACCTCGATCACAGTGGTTCAGTTACATAGCATCGTTAACCCAAAACCAGAACCAGAACAATAACCATAACCAAAACCCTTTCATGTCTCAAATCGAAAACCCTAATCAAACCCTAGAACAAGCTTTTTCTCGTCTTTCTGTTGctaatcctaatcctaatcAATCTTTTGGTTATGGTGTTGCTAATAATCTTAATGATTATGATTACTCTGGTCTTGGTGTTAGTGTTAATCCTTATTATAACTATAACTATGGGATTCAACTCTCTAATCCTAGTCAACCTGATTTCAATAGACCTGTTaggaataataataacataGCTTATGGTAGAGGAATTTCGTCGCCGTCGCCGCGGTTGAGTTCTTATGATGTAAATCAGATTAGGTATAATCATTTGAATGGGGGtattggtggtggtggttatgGTAATGATATGTTTTATGGTAGTGAAGAACTTATGAGAAATTTTCAATGTGCTTTAAGGAATGAATCCTCTGTGCCAACTTGGGTTAATGATGGTGTTAATGTTAATAATGTTAATGTGAATGGAATGAGTGCACATTGGTTTGATGAATTTCGTGGGAGGGTTTATTCGTTAGCGAAGGATACACATGGGAGCAAGATTTTGCAAGAAGTGATGGAAAATTTGGGACCTGAAGGGGTTTCATACTTTTTCTTGGAGCTGATTAATCACATGTGTGAGTTGATGGTTGATCCTATTGGTTATGAGGTCATTACAAAAATGGTGGAAGTTTGTAACCAAGATCAAAAGACTCAAATTGTTCTGTTGGTCACACACCATGGTGCTCAGTTTATCAGAATCTGCCTTAGTCTTCATGG ATCTCGTTCTGTTGAGAAACTGTTGGAGAAAGTTACCACCAGAGAGCAAAGAGGTCTAATTATGTCAGCTTTGACCCCTGGAGCTATTGTATTGTCTAAGGATATCAATGGTCATCGTGTGGTTTTcaattgtttgaaaaatttcCCACATGCTGATACTGAG AAATTCCTGGGAGTTATTGCAAGAAATTCTTTGTCACTTTCAAGAGATAAGACCGGATGTTGTGTGCTGCAGTATTGTGTTAGCCATGCTCAAGGAGCAACTAAGAATCTTCTGATTCATGAAATAATACTTCATGCTCCACTATTAGCAGAAGATTGTTACGG CAACTATGTGATTCAACATCTAATATCTCTGAAAATACCAACAGTCTCAGGCAACCTACACCATCAGCTTCAGCAGCAATTTGTATCTCTTTCCTGCAATAAATATGGCAGTAATGTAGTGGAAAAGTTTTTGCATGATTCAGGAGTGGATATATCTTCCTGCATCATTATAGAATTGCTAAATGATCCTAATGTAACAAGGCTCCTTACGGATCCTTATGGAAATTTTGTCATCAGTACTGCATTGAATAAATTTAAG GGTGCTAGATTCATTAAGAATGCCTTGGAGGAACTGGTCGAAGCAAATTCTCAAATGATGCGTAGCAATATGTTTGGCAAAAAGGTGCTTGATAAGTTTGAGGGTAAAAATCGGcgtaataatatataa
- the LOC25489929 gene encoding peamaclein, with protein sequence MKLAFAILLLVLSSSLLEVSFAGSDFCNSKCAVRCSKASIQDRCLKFCGICCEKCNCVPSGTYGNKDECPCYRDMKNSKGKGKCP encoded by the exons ATGAAGCTTGCATTTGCAATACTCCTTCTTGTCCTCAGCTCCTCTTTATTGGAAGTCTCATTTGCTGGTTCTG ATTTCTGTAACAGCAAGTGTGCAGTAAGGTGCTCCAAAGCTTCGATTCAGGACAGATGCTTGAAGTTTTGTGGGATATGTTGTGAGAAATGTAACTGTGTACCATCTGGGACTTATGGCAACAAAGATGAGTGTCCTTGTTACAGAGACATGAAGAATTCAAAGGGCAAAGGAAAATGCCCTTAA